The genomic stretch GCATGCATAATTTTTAGGGTACATATGATACGTGCATGCACCACTAATGATGCACTACCCCATATAAACTTAAAGCATTGCCAAAATTTGCACGTGTGAGCTAGGTCTTTTTTATTTGCATGCACATACTGGCTATGAACCTTTTGACAAAAAAACACGTTGCACGTGAGGACTCAATTTCTGGTTCCAAGGTAGACAGGGAACGTGTGAAGATCTAAAGGCCGAGTTATACTAGAATCAAGATTGACGTCGAGACAAAAGGTTTTGCCAATTAGAAGGCAGAACTAATTGCATCGCCCAACTTCCAAATTGGTTCTTGTTAATTGATTCGTATTGGACAGCGACTTTGGCTACCTACCGATTATTGCGTTGTCCCGGTTGTTGCTGAACTGCTATTCATTTGCATGTCGGTGATGTCGGTGCGGTAATGGCTTTTGTAAACGTGGTTGATTGTTGGGCTCCTGTCACGGCGCTTATCAGTTACAGACGTCGACAAAGGAAAGGCCACTAAATGCTTTTAGTGAGTTTTGTTTGGGAGGTATGAGCGCGTTGACGCTGTTTATGTGccagtatattttttattgtattcaAGTTTATGTGCTAGACATAATAACTTATCTCTATTGAATATAAAATGCCAAACCGaataaatttttattatttttgtaatttatgACAGTCATAATTAAACAAACATCAggatgtatttatatttacccacatatattaaatttaacaatataaaaataaatttattggcttattattattagaacTGCGTATTATTTGACGCACGCAAAAGATTTCCCAATACTTTTTAGTAATTGTTCtacttatattttagttttataattcaatcaagtacctatgtatgtaagtGTAAGATGTACTTACCTATCACTGACTTAAACGTAATATCAGATTCCTACACACCCGTAGTAAGTAATAATTATCACTGCATAGTATTACGAAGCAGTAAGATGCGAAAGTGTAAACAACTTTAACGTCGACTGCACCAAAAGGCTACAAAGATTTGTAGTGTTTCAAAGTTCAAGACTTTcctataaaaaaacttaatctAAAACTAAGGATACAACTTCCGAATAGGCAGCCTGATCACCTAGTCTATCGGCGTACGTTTTCCCATTATGGTTGAACTCGCTCATTAAAGCTTTCACTTCGACGTTGAACCCTAGCTTCGCTCCGATTCTTTGCGTGAATTCTCCTGTCCATATAGCTTGGCAAATCTTTGGCACTTTATTTGTTACTTCACGTGGTTTCATGTGAAAGTATTTAGACCCCAAATCTTTTAGCGTTATCTTCGAAACGGGACcgttttttagttttcttgcaAGATCAACTGATAGTTTGCAAAGGATTGTTCCAAGGTTCTGCCTTCTGTGTTCTCGGAGGGTAGCTAGAAACATTATCTCTAAGCTACAATCTGTCTCGAATCTGGAAAGGAAAGAAGATTATTTAATTAGAGAAAAGATTATATAATGGGTCGTGTATTCACTTAATATAACTCTAATGCAAAGATAATATTAGGTAACTGAATGCGAACGAGTAAATAGATGCGAAGTTCCATTATCTAAAActtatttgtaaaaatatactatttgtgtaaaaaaacaactcaaatatattaaaaaacttATGTAAGGGCATTTCAAATCAGTACTTACTGATGAAtgtttaaacattttttacaataataatcATATAGAAACAAGTATTAAGCTTATTAGTGCTTCTCTCATATATGACTAGTGGCTACCCTTActcttaatattaaataataagttgTATGGGAGTTACGgtaaaacttattataaataagtttGACTTATTATAAAGGCACAGAGCTGGAACcagtgttttatttatattttagtttatgTTGTAGGTAGTTAGTTGTAGTTATATGTagttttgtattttagtttatgattttttgtttatattacatgtaggtacttactatacCTACTGGTTTGAATTTgatattttagattaaaatcgAATTATATTAAGTTTTCGCAAATCTCGCTTAAAACTAATTGCAAATAAATGGGTTTTTATTCATATAAAAAGTGATCactctaaataataaaaaggaACCAACTTTTCAAATAAATTGCATCTGGCGTCAACGTTGCTCATGAACTGTATAAGCGACTTAGACGAAGGCCGGTTACATCGCTCTTCTACAAATACTTCGAAAAACGTTTTCTCGGCGGAGTCAGAAGACTGAACctgaaataaaatgtaaaaaagtaGTTCAAATGTTCATTTACATTATAGTAGCATTATACTTATTGTGGTGCTTCCATAGGAAATTGTGGCAACTATAAATACTTCttgtttatgtatgtatattgtagCTAGTCTACGGCCGTTTTGACAGTGCTGTCAATGTTTGAGTTGTAAGTTTATGTTTTGCGAAATAAATGGTCCTGTGTTTTCAAAATggtgtattaattaattacatccataaaagtacaaatataacataaatattcAATTTTGAAGTGACAGACTATACACAATATGAGaataatttatgtatatttttatatgtacttaAGATAAATTTTACGTAGTTACGTAGGtcttaacaatttttttaggtaggtatacaacTATACATATTAGGTATGTATTAAAAGTGTGTACCGGTTTTCATTCTTCTGGAGTAGTTTGtcatattaaataggtaccatTTCATTAGCCTTTTTTTCAAATAGAACCAGCAATAAAGGTACATAATTACCGTCAAAGTCATAAAGTAAGTAATAGTGAAGAGCTCCCAGTACCTTGATACTGGCGAAATGGTCCCATTGGACTGAAGCCATAATTTCAAAGGAATGAAATGAAATCAATAACTAAAACTCAAATTGGCTTGGTAGTGTATATTTACCTGTAGTTTATTAAAAGCAACAGCTACAACCTCTCCATTGCTAACTTCTATCGCTACAAGTGAAACGCCATCTAGTGCAGCATCTGCGCATAGTTCTAACAACTCCTCCTGCGCCGCCGGATCCATGTTGACTTCGGCTCCTATTGATACTGCTTCGTCTTGGCAGAATGCTTCCTGTATTACCTGAAAGATTAACATTTATGGGTGAGATTCAAAATCTGTGCAACGGTCTGAGACATGAGTGAAATAATAATTTCTTATATTAAAGCATGAATTAAgaaatttctattttttttatctacgtacagcttggcaaaaaagagtagaagctaaaaagtggcaacactgtagcgtcatccctttcaaaccaatatatattataagaaaacgggacgataatacagtgttgccactttttaatttctactcttttttgccatgCTGTATATGAACTGCTTTAGTAGATGTCTAATAAAGGCCtccaacgaaaaaaaaaatttttgatttggCTATAAATACGTGGGCCTATTGAAAATGCAAAGCAGTCTGCAGAattgctgaaaaaaaaatttctcTTAATAATGAAATTCTGTGAAACTTACTTTTAATGCACCGGGAAAGGTTTCAGCTGACAGGGACTCCACTCGGTATTTTCCTGTAATTCACAATATTACCtgaatataatatatgttacATGAGTACCTTAATGCTTACTTTGGCCATAATTTAATTTGGTGCTATCAACTCTTCAACAAAACAATGCTGTTgcgtctttatttatttaacctttattgcacaaaagaaaacgtTACAGTGCAAAAGGTGGTGCCATGAGGCATActttaccagtcaacctttaggaaAAATTGCGGCCGCAATTGCCACAAATGTTAATATCTGGAATATTTGGCAACAAAatcgattttgacatttgcggcagtaatgcaCGCGTACACGCCTCGCCTactgtatatattattatcaccttttattttactttcaaTTCTAATGCTCCTTTCACATGTGGTGGCAAAAACTAAGCTAACAGGACGACGTAATGCGATAGAATGAGAtggatataggtacctactattaagTAGTTTGCTGTAATTTGGGCAGAAAACAAACACGGTAGGTATATCAGATCAAAAGGTATTCAAGAATATTAACATGCCTTTTATGCaatttacctacataataataaatctaCAATTGTATGTACTGATTGTGAGTCGACTATTACAAACATCCTAAAATGCATTATATagccaaaaaagaaaaaaaagcaaCTACAAACTACACGCAAATATTAATGTTACAATACTGATATCCTTAGTATCGATTTCCAATCCGGCCTATTGGAATCCATTAAAAAATTTCacaaacaaaagaaaaaacATCGGAATAAATCTACTTAGAGTAAGACCCTGCTGTATCCGTTTAAATACAATCATaatcataagtaatataaacaatgaaatatgtACGAGTAAATTATCTTACCTGATTCCGTAGTATACCATTccattttgataaaataaatcaCAACACTGTGTTCATAATCACAAACGTGCGTCCACGCAACATGAACGGTGTTCACAACTGTCATTGTCAGTTTAATAACCGGTTCTTGATGTCATGTTATCGCGTAATGAGGTTTCATCGTTGTGTGCGAATGGACTTTCATTTGTGTGAATGAACTAGTATTTGTAAACTGGAAATCACGTGACGATATCGTTGCCATGGAAATAATGGTAAAAATTTCTTATGTTCGTTTTGTGATACTAAAATCTACCTTTTCATGCTAAAATGTAACGTTTTCGTGATAAAAGAGTGATTAATTCATGTTATGTATAAAATacacacatatttatttatttcaacctTACAATAGTGTTTTGGAATTGTCAAAAATAAGTACGACTTTAAATAataggtaaggtttactcgggtaattccgaatgtcgaaaactgtcggataatttcgaaatgagacttttattatgatggaattaagggtgattttcatctgaatttcggaattatccgacattcggtattacccgaatacaccttactttacattaaataaaatagttccACTTTGATCGGTTCCTTGATAAAGTCTACGTGTGTCACTTTCAGAAAACCCTTGTAAActagaattgatttaatttatcaaaccTTTAgggaaatatattatataatccGTAGATTTCAAGATTGGTTTCTTCACAATGATCGCTATAAAAGGCTTATTTCGAAACACAAAGGCGACATTTAAGGAAAATTGAGAGGAAAAAAGTTCTTTTAGGAAATCACTGAACGATTTCAGGAAATTTATTGTTCTTGAAACCATGTTTTCGATACAAATAAATTTCCTGAAATCTTTCACTGATTActagccgccgccatacaatcaaAGTCACGCTCCTATTCCCGACATTCTGAAACAACATGACTGTGATATGAACATTCAGGTAACATAAATATACATTATCTAAAATTGGCCAAGCAGatcctgtcagtagaaaaaggcgccaaatttgaaaaatgtaagtgcgaagggatatcgtctcatagaagaTTTGAATTTCGCGTCTTTTCTACTGTCAAGAGATTTCCTTAACCATCTATATATTATGTTCCTAGTTTTCGTTGCTcgaaattgtaataaaaagaaATGAAAGCAATGTAATGAACTTTTACTCGCTGTAATTTCACTGTAAAACTAttatcgcaaaaaaaaaaaaagtacatgACACAGCTATATGTTACGTGAATGCTCATTGCATATAGTTTCATTTAAGCATGTCGTTTCAAAATGAGGCATACGTGCTATGGCCGGGGATTTttaatatgttcacctcctaactagtccaaacaaagttacggagtcaaacaTTGtattcctagcatttccctctaaatataccttcttattgcttggcctaaatTATTCGAAGATTACTCACTACGTCAGTCTATAAAATGTCaggttaaattaaattacttaagtTGAATTCAACAAATAATcttatagagtctggctagccaaaaattgttgacagatatttcgatGTTGTATCACCGATTGTCTattttaaaaaaagctaaaagtcagttgtcaatttatgtcattcattcaaatttttTGCGGTTTATGAGggatttattttcaataatagtaataatttatatacttcgcaaactattatttaagctcgtaaataattacgacaatgtgcgaagtcgacgtgtagcgttgtaacTATatcgaaaaactgcaatgtttacatctcctaaacaaatgtaaacaaattaggaggttggtgctctataaatattttgatacttagtatttagcatatttggcatacttaatacttatgatttttttttattaatccataaaatatatattacgaGGATATATTACGGTATTAATatacccaccaaaaacataaatgtaaaaaaggagagccaagttcaatacaaaaattatgcttggctgtggggttcgccgcaaaaagaatggaaatctaaatgagtgccaagttctatgcaaaatccaaatacatatgtatttataggaacaaaataacattataaacaagtattaaactcaatttctttgctttattggatacctataacaattgctgttatttaaaaaaatgtgagatcttaaagtaggttagatttgacttggccttggcctctccttttttacatttatgtttttggtgggatatcaatactttttgtaaagaaaactaggcaggtattgagatttaatgttttttcttgtgtttccgctgcatggtttttacttctgttctttgtataattaggtcttctaggtcacctggaagtaggttaggtttaggtactatatgtcagtcacaataaaaaaaaccgggcaagtgcgagtcggactcgcgcacgaagggttccgtaccataatgcaaaaaaaaaaacaaaataaagcaaaaaaaaaacggtcacccatccaagtactgaccactcccgacgttgcttaacttaggtcaaaaatcacgtttgttgtatgggagccccatttaaatctttattttattctgtttttactatttgttgttatagcggcaacagaaatacatcatctgtgaaaatttcaactgtctagctatcacggttcgtgagatacagcctggtgacagacggacggacggacggacggacagcgaagtcttagtaatagggtcccgttttaccctttgggtacggaaccctaaaaaattgtatggggacccccctatttttaaactttttttattttttattttttcctacgtttacagttacacacaataaccgagctggattctaaatttcatccttctaggtcatctggaagtaggttaggtttaggtacttatatgtcagtcccaataaaaaaaggtttttttgtatggggaccccccctattttttaactttttttatttttagattttttcctacgcttacacacaataaccgagctggattccaaatttcatccttctaggtcatctggaagtaggttaggtttagggtactataagtcagtcagtcagtcttaaaatttacgactttttgaccttcacaTCTtcataaccgtttgagctagcttcatgaaatttgggcttctagatgtccttatggatataattaaacacacgtagttttatgtgtttacgttaaagatgttttgagttatagaagggtcaaaagtggcaccaagtggttcgtgtaatattacactacTTTTACCTTACCCGtacctttgcttgaacttggcttgacacgctgccgcgtgtctagatccttaggtaccttacgtgtgtacagaaaatcaaaaatattttctagtatcaaaactataattcctactacccaaattgtgaccagcccaagattttttgaatttcccgccaaaactTTGGGTAATATTTCAGTAGCCCGACTCTACTGCCTTGCTAAGGGTGATTCGCCTAGTGCGTTGCGAATAAGCCTGGCACCGTTTAATAAGCAGACTTCTTCCCATTCCAACCCCGCCGAGGGTAAAATGAACTGACACAATACAAATTGTTACGCTACGTTCCTACCTAGTACGTGATTGTACCACGGTATAACGGATAGGTACGTTGTGAAGTTCCCCTTTTGGTCATTAGATATACTGTGCACATGTACCTTATACGATTGAGATCTAAATACCTTTACCTGGCACTTGCATTATTATTGACAGTTTTTTTTACGAAACAAATAGGTGGCTCTCATACTTGTATTCAGAGACTGGCAGAGGCACATTATCGGCAGCAAACTAAGTAAACTAACGTAAGCTATAAGGTAATATGTAGGTAGCAGATACCGTATAGCCTCCGATGGCTTGCCGACCTGTTGACCTAAAGAAATACcattattaatattactatATGGGCAGTTATACAAGTTAGTATCTTAAATAACATCATTCCATTTTGTTCTTAGCTTAAATTTTATGAAGCAATGATGTTTGTTTTATCTAAACGGCAATTTATATGGCATAATAAATCCCAGTTACTCCTATTATGGCCATAATCGCCGTATAATTGTACCTTTGGTAGCCTGAAAGGAATCGTTTTGGCAGCTAATTCGAAGTAATCACCACAAGCACCTCTTTAATAGGTTAACGGCTACTTTCACAAAACATAAAGATAAAGCAATTTGATAAGGAAATGACAaaatatattaaaggaaaaatggtCGCAGGGGTCATGAAATTTCGTAAAAGTAAATTTCTCTCTtggtaagtataggtacctattagttGGTCTACATGGTTAGCGAACATTTTTGGCTGTTAAAGTTAATCTAAGTTAATTTATTTGAGCTATTTAAATCTAGGAATCACTCTTTTTACTGTAAACAATGTGCttcaaaaatatatgaaacttaAACACCTGCTTTcatttttaggcttccgtagtCAACCAGGAATCCTTATAGTTTCACcttgtccatctgtctgtccgtccacGGCTTTTCTCCGTGATCGTTAGCGCTAGACGCCTGCAATCTGGTTTGAATAAACATTATAATCATGCATGGAGACAGGACGGTAAAATtagaagtaaaaaaaatgtatgtacaaTTTATCAAGTCTTTtgacatcatcaacatcatcatcatctcagccataagacgtccactgctgaacataggcctcccccttggacctccattgggtaccggttggaagcgacccgcatccagcgtcctccggcgaccttaacaagaccTTTCGACATACATATGGCATATTAAAGAACGCTGCAATTTGGTACATATGATATGATACATTAAATCATGCATGGCGAtagaacggtaaaataaaaagtaaaaaagtatcaaatctTTCGACATACACATGGAGCACAAGCTGCATATTTATCTGATAAACTACATTTCCCGTCTCTCGCTCTAAGCCAATTAAAGCTGCCAATCATACCCTGATAACTCAGGTATAAAACGGCTGATCGGGCTGAATCAGGTCGAAGCAATCAGTGCGATCCCGGGTGAATTCAATTTCTGAAATACTAAGAGCAGGGGACTATAAAGTGCGCACGTTTTAACTCGAGGCATTCTTAACCCGATCCTTGGAGCAATTTTAAAAGGGTTCTTTTATGTTTATTTGGCTTCTTGAatttatagaggccttttgacGCGTGCTCCGCCTCCGCTTCAAATTTAGTTAAAGTCACAATTACTGTTAGGtaatttaagtaagtataaataagtacctactgctaAATTAAATATCAACTATATGCTATATCAATTCAACAATCATGTGGTGtgggtagggttgccaacttttttttggtggaatatactattttccagaataaggcatcaaaaatatagtacatttcaaaaaaacatagtacttttaaataaaatactaaacatgggTTTAATTTACGTTTAAtcgaaaatatagtattttagcgtacaatatatttttccaaaaatatatagtacagagagccaaaatatagtacaatactatataatatagtacggttggcaaccctaggtgTGGGTGTGAATTACACAATTAACATCATGAAACACTaataaggtaggtacataataaacaGTGCGACAGTAAAATAAGACGGTAAAATGACCAAAGACGCAATAATATTGTgcagaataaaatataaataaataaataaaacaaatttgacCCGCCTaaattacaacaaaattaaagcCTAAATTAAagcttctgggcgagctcgctccatctaGTCTAGTCTAGGCTAGTCTGTGGTCATgactaaaggtggccactgacgagccttccaacagtccaaatagcgtggctgcaatccaaagtCGGTCCGTGaaagtcaaaaacgtacaatgtttaatattaggatgccgtccatttggatgaatccattgtaacggcatccatttggaaggctcgtcagtggcctgcttaagcccattcataaaaataaaaaaaagaaatgcaaAAGTGGCGTAACGTGTATCTGTAACGCCATTTGCGGTGTTCGTCACGAATGAACGTAATGAAATACATCAGGCAAGGAATCGAGATTCTAAGCACGGCGCCCCCCTTGTGAACATAGCCGTCATCTCCACTGAGTAGTCATCTCACTCTGTTGCGAGACAATACGTCGTACGTGTGGTAATGGAATGGTACAGGAACGTGGGTGTGATAAGTTCATTATGTACTCGTCATATATTATGGGTTATTTATCTACAGATATTACAAATATTGCACCTAATGCCCATGGAAatattaagggccacttgcatcaGTCACTAACCCGTGATTAACTGGTAAAAGTtgtagttgccatggttaccagtacggttaccatcagtttgtcactgacataaacgccatcgagaacgtaatttactttctatacatctcgcccgcactcgcatattagtgcaaacaggatgtatagaaagtaaattacgttctcgacggcgtttatatcagtgacaaactgatggtaaccgtacagtacaatttgacattgcgTTAACGGTTTAGtgggatggcgcaagtggcgCTAAAAGTACTAAAAAGCCGTAAAATCGACGGTGGAACAGGCAGGATGACGACATAATAAAGCTAAGATGCCAATGTTAAGAAATTACACGAACTATGTAAattataaatgtgacgttccacggcaaaaggtaccttatggcggcaggcgcttacgtcgcatagcgccgcaataaaaTTGGAGCGGCGtgaataatagcgtaagcgccaaccgccataaggtacctttacccggtGGGACGTCATAAATAGCGAATTTGAGTTACTATTTATTTGTTCTCAAAACACTTACATATACCGCTAATAGTGCTTTATTGCTTGAGGGCGGAAAGACAAAATTGGTAAACCGAATTAACACGGTTAATTCAAACGGAGAGCAGAGTTCAAAGCTTTGAGGAACCTTCCTCTTTGCTCCCTTCAGTCGCAGAAAGGCTTTTCAGCTAATATCATTTACACTGCTTCGTTATGAAATAGCTACTAGAGCGGTAATCAGAAATAGTGATTCAATtgtgatgttccacggcaaaaggtaacttgacgcttacgtcgcatagcgccgcaattatattggagcgacgttaataatagcgtaagcgccaaccgccataaggtacctttacccgtgggacgtcacaattgaACAAGTAATGATAAGTATGAAAATACAAATGGGGCGCATGACGCGAAAGATGATAAAAGCACAACTTTCATGCTCATATTGCATACAAATACctatacgtgggccatactgaaaatttctggattctgataaatgagacgacttatttttagggttccgtacccaaagggtaaaacgggaccctattactaagactcctctgtccgtcctcagttgaaattttcacagatgatgtatttctattgccgctataacaacaaatactaaaaagtacggaatcctctgtgtgcgagtccgactcgcacttgtccggttttttctaATTGGCCAGTCCaaaaattttcagtatgcccgaAGTACCCACGAGCAAGCAAGATAATTGTCGTGTATAGCTAGTTTTTAATCATTCATGTCTAGTTTTAAGCGTTCCATATGTTACTAATCTattttgtgtgtttattttttattattaattattgtactaacttggctattttttacgttttattatgtcacgtgttagataataagtctttattgttccccaattaaatatatcctctTTTTCCCTAATTTTGTAACATGATTATATTTACTGTACTGTGATTGGctcaataaagaaaatacttacTCTGCACGTAACACCCACGCCTTGAGTAGGCGTGGCCTAGAGTACCTACGGTGGGGGTGCGCTGAGCGCGCCTATATAAACGCGCCCACCCTGGGAGCTCATTCTCACTCATCTACAAGCATCAACAGAGGCACCAGCCTCCCAACACTCTCCAAAGTTTTCTTTAAACCTACAAATGTGTTTTCATTAAACACCCTACATATTCCCGGTAATGGTGCGGTAACCGGAGGTAACAGCAGCCAGCGTGTTCCAGCCTGCGTGAACGTGTCCTGACTTCGGAATCTGCGAGCCCCACAGTAACTACGCTCGACATTATGGTCCTTCGTTGCCGAATGAAGAAAGAAACACGTACGCGCTGAATTTTAAGTAGAGCTTTACTTGATTCAGAGGAAAAAAGAAAAACGAACGCGCTGAGCCTCCGAAGTTCGCTTCGGCTcagaccttacctacctacctttccATAACCCACCATTACCGGCTTGCCGGCGGACCGTGCAGTGTTGTAGGTTTTCCTCCACTCACGCGTCCTGGCAACTTTAGttgcatgtgtcacatggtGATACCATCACGCTGCTTTCGAACGCTCTAGGCACTGCACTTAGCCATTGCGGGAGATTCAGCGCACCGAGGGATCCACGCTTAGGGGCACTGGCGTTGCGTTCTGTAGCGTCAGAGCATAGGCGTTAGGCAGGTAAATTTGTATATAGTTAGGGACCCCCCGCGTGTGTCAAGTGTTGTGTTTTGTGCGTAAAAATCAAGAAAGAAGAAGATGTCACAAAGCGGAAGATCACTTCGCTCACGCAGACGGGACCAGCCTGTCCCCACGCCCACGCCCACGCCCTCGTCCGGCAAAACTACGTCCGGCGAGACCCATACGTGGAGCAAAGGCACCAGCGACAACCGGAAAACTAGTGGTGAGAGAGATAATGAGTCGGTACACTCAGAAGAGCGTCATGACGATACAGTGGTAGTTCGCAGTAGGTCGAATACTTTAGTGCCGCCCGTTgttgcgccgccgccgcgagcGCCGTCTGTTCGCGAATCAGTTAGGTCTGTCCGCGAATCGGCAAATAGGGACCGCGATAGTGAATTAACCGTGCTTTTAGCCGAGCTCGAAGTTCGTAAAGCCGCTCTACTCGTAGCCAAGGCAGAGTCCGATACCGCCAAAACGAAGCTGCAGATTGCCCAAGCTAAGGCGCAGTCTGACGGCGGCAGTATCGCGAC from Cydia fagiglandana chromosome 11, ilCydFagi1.1, whole genome shotgun sequence encodes the following:
- the LOC134668560 gene encoding uncharacterized protein LOC134668560 isoform X1; translation: MEWYTTESGKYRVESLSAETFPGALKVIQEAFCQDEAVSIGAEVNMDPAAQEELLELCADAALDGVSLVAIEVSNGEVVAVAFNKLQVQSSDSAEKTFFEVFVEERCNRPSSKSLIQFMSNVDARCNLFEKFETDCSLEIMFLATLREHRRQNLGTILCKLSVDLARKLKNGPVSKITLKDLGSKYFHMKPREVTNKVPKICQAIWTGEFTQRIGAKLGFNVEVKALMSEFNHNGKTYADRLGDQAAYSEVVSLVLD
- the LOC134668560 gene encoding uncharacterized protein LOC134668560 isoform X2 — protein: MEWYTTESGKYRVESLSAETFPGALKVIQEAFCQDEAVSIGAEVNMDPAAQEELLELCADAALDGVSLVAIEVSNGEKTFFEVFVEERCNRPSSKSLIQFMSNVDARCNLFEKFETDCSLEIMFLATLREHRRQNLGTILCKLSVDLARKLKNGPVSKITLKDLGSKYFHMKPREVTNKVPKICQAIWTGEFTQRIGAKLGFNVEVKALMSEFNHNGKTYADRLGDQAAYSEVVSLVLD